A DNA window from uncultured Methanoregula sp. contains the following coding sequences:
- a CDS encoding ABC transporter permease has protein sequence MIFWEIAKRNIRLHFLRSTLAMLGIVIGVIAIASMGILGNSLVASVSDNLKSVGDSVIVTPYAGGGSGPFGGGGGHTASLKITDQNFQQIKRVVAPNTATPVYSASDHMKIGVGSDDIVAPIYALPSDDVPDIMKLKEGSYNNGNSGCLVGSTFAKDHDLKVGSRISIGTSGEKGSLRVTGIIEERGMSFDISTDNALIVTPEWFENAYNRNKDYDEVVVKVKDGDTAIVKTNIEKQLNKHKDNKIVSVMDSKATLATIFSTFGMVTTFVTAIGGISMIVAGVSIFNIMMMSVNERIKEIGIMRSIGTQKKEVMSMFIYEAAIIGVIGSAIGGIMSILAGYAISALMLQTTKYLFTIATVFSVAEGVGFGIVICLACGIYPAWQAANLNPIDALRHE, from the coding sequence ATGATCTTCTGGGAGATTGCAAAGCGCAATATACGGCTGCACTTTCTCCGGTCAACCCTCGCGATGCTCGGCATCGTTATCGGGGTTATCGCCATCGCATCAATGGGGATCCTGGGAAACAGCCTCGTCGCATCCGTATCGGACAACCTCAAATCCGTTGGCGACAGCGTGATCGTAACCCCCTATGCCGGGGGAGGTTCGGGACCTTTTGGCGGCGGGGGTGGCCACACGGCAAGCCTGAAGATCACCGACCAGAACTTCCAGCAGATAAAACGGGTTGTGGCACCGAACACGGCAACTCCCGTGTACTCGGCATCCGATCACATGAAGATCGGCGTTGGCAGCGATGATATCGTTGCACCCATCTACGCCCTGCCATCGGACGATGTGCCGGATATCATGAAGCTCAAGGAAGGGAGTTACAACAACGGGAACTCGGGGTGCCTTGTCGGGTCCACGTTTGCCAAGGATCATGACCTCAAGGTCGGGTCCCGGATCTCGATCGGGACGAGTGGCGAGAAAGGATCTCTGAGGGTAACGGGGATCATCGAGGAGCGGGGCATGAGTTTTGATATCAGTACCGACAATGCCCTCATCGTTACCCCGGAATGGTTCGAGAACGCGTACAACCGAAACAAGGATTACGATGAGGTTGTCGTGAAAGTCAAGGACGGGGATACGGCAATTGTCAAGACCAACATAGAAAAACAGCTCAACAAGCACAAGGACAACAAGATCGTCAGCGTGATGGACAGCAAGGCAACCCTTGCAACCATCTTCTCCACGTTTGGCATGGTCACGACATTCGTAACCGCAATCGGCGGCATTTCCATGATTGTTGCCGGGGTCTCGATCTTCAACATCATGATGATGTCGGTCAACGAGCGGATCAAGGAGATCGGGATCATGCGCAGCATCGGCACCCAGAAGAAAGAGGTGATGAGCATGTTCATCTACGAGGCCGCGATCATCGGCGTGATCGGGAGTGCCATCGGCGGCATCATGAGCATTCTTGCAGGATATGCCATCAGTGCCCTGATGCTCCAGACCACCAAGTACCTGTTCACCATTGCAACCGTATTCTCTGTTGCGGAAGGTGTCGGGTTCGGGATCGTGATCTGTCTTGCCTGCGGCATTTATCCCGCATGGCAGGCCGCGAACTTAAATCCCATCGATGCACTCCGGCACGAGTGA
- a CDS encoding class I SAM-dependent methyltransferase: protein MTVPLPAGPEPDWNEIWKLRQRQHEASKIPNDPTHNWDRKENAERYDANARSVYDDRVRTTIAALEISHDSRVLDIGAGPGTLALPLAPLVKEITAVEPGAGMVEILKTHAGREGIRNISCVQKVWEDVDLSLDLKAPYDIVVASLSLTMHDIREALTKMDATASGSVHLFWFADMPFWERMYADLMEPLHGRPYYSGPKADCLFEVLYQMGIYPDVTMLPLEKEYRFKNREDMFAFFVKRFDAGTPQQERIVREYVTPRIREQGSEVVISGNSTFAHIRWKKERS from the coding sequence ATGACTGTCCCGCTGCCGGCCGGGCCCGAACCGGACTGGAACGAGATCTGGAAACTGCGGCAACGGCAGCACGAGGCTTCGAAGATTCCTAACGATCCCACCCACAACTGGGACCGGAAGGAGAACGCCGAGCGGTACGATGCCAACGCCCGGAGCGTGTATGACGACCGGGTCAGGACAACCATCGCGGCGCTGGAGATCTCACATGACTCGCGGGTGCTGGATATCGGCGCCGGGCCGGGAACGCTGGCCCTTCCCCTGGCCCCGCTCGTAAAAGAGATCACCGCAGTGGAACCCGGTGCAGGGATGGTTGAGATCCTGAAAACACATGCAGGGCGGGAAGGGATCCGTAATATTTCCTGCGTGCAGAAAGTATGGGAGGACGTGGATCTCTCCCTGGACCTGAAGGCACCCTACGATATCGTTGTCGCTTCGCTCTCCTTGACAATGCACGATATCCGTGAGGCGCTCACAAAGATGGATGCAACTGCATCGGGGTCCGTCCACCTCTTCTGGTTTGCGGACATGCCGTTCTGGGAACGGATGTATGCCGATCTCATGGAGCCACTCCACGGAAGACCGTACTATTCCGGCCCGAAGGCCGACTGCCTCTTTGAGGTCCTGTACCAGATGGGAATCTACCCGGACGTGACGATGCTGCCACTCGAAAAGGAGTACCGGTTTAAGAACAGGGAGGATATGTTTGCGTTCTTTGTGAAGCGGTTCGATGCCGGGACGCCACAGCAGGAGCGGATTGTCAGAGAGTACGTTACACCGCGTATCCGGGAGCAGGGCAGCGAGGTGGTTATTTCAGGAAATTCCACATTCGCCCACATCCGGTGGAAGAAGGAGCGATCCTGA
- a CDS encoding FtsX-like permease family protein, translated as MPGNDGGWGVSVYLAARAIRRGNRSTLLLTILIIALVVVLMNFLGMIISGVVTLYNDQMIDYQYGTVTIEPHDKQTIIPEAGSLVKRLKQVPGVAGVSAHSSAGVTITNTKNGKFQSKSLVAFNPADEQEVTDYHLVLTDGDYLSAGDTDQILIGTLLAGNEDESQDKLPSLGGVKVGDRVQVAYSNSVTKTYRVKGIYESLGALIDSSAFITRNEMDSVMHTGDSATEILVRGSSADSAVQLKYTIMSYGVDAKVKTWSEKGKGILGDAISSLNLIKNIMTVVALIVASIVVFIVTYINIINRKKQIAILKAIGVRRQVIVASYLIQVLFQCALGIVTGVLLLNTISFALTVYRIRFPMGYLTPSIEYGSVALSVVLLCIVATISGFVPARQVANEEILDAMKG; from the coding sequence ATGCCGGGGAATGACGGAGGATGGGGGGTCTCGGTCTACCTCGCCGCCCGGGCGATCCGGCGCGGCAACCGTAGCACGCTCCTTTTGACCATCCTGATAATCGCGCTCGTTGTGGTGCTGATGAATTTTCTCGGGATGATCATCAGCGGCGTTGTCACGCTCTATAACGACCAGATGATCGATTACCAGTACGGGACGGTCACGATCGAGCCCCATGACAAGCAGACCATCATTCCGGAAGCCGGCAGTCTGGTGAAGCGGCTCAAGCAGGTACCGGGCGTTGCCGGGGTTTCGGCCCACAGCTCCGCGGGGGTGACTATCACGAACACCAAGAACGGGAAGTTCCAGTCAAAGTCCCTGGTTGCCTTCAATCCCGCAGACGAGCAGGAGGTGACGGACTACCATCTTGTCCTGACGGACGGGGATTACCTCTCGGCAGGGGATACCGACCAGATTCTTATCGGCACGCTCCTTGCCGGCAACGAGGACGAGTCGCAGGACAAGCTCCCGTCGCTCGGAGGGGTGAAGGTCGGCGACCGCGTGCAGGTGGCCTACAGCAATAGCGTTACGAAAACCTACCGGGTCAAGGGGATCTACGAGTCGCTCGGCGCCCTGATCGATTCCTCGGCGTTCATCACGCGTAACGAGATGGACTCGGTGATGCACACAGGGGATTCGGCAACGGAGATCCTTGTGCGGGGATCATCGGCAGACAGTGCAGTGCAGCTCAAGTACACCATCATGAGCTATGGCGTAGATGCGAAGGTGAAGACCTGGAGCGAGAAGGGCAAGGGCATCCTCGGCGACGCCATCTCGAGCCTCAACCTGATCAAGAACATCATGACGGTCGTGGCCCTGATCGTGGCAAGCATCGTGGTCTTCATCGTGACCTACATCAACATCATCAACCGGAAGAAGCAGATCGCGATCCTCAAAGCGATCGGCGTCCGCAGGCAGGTCATCGTAGCGAGTTACCTCATCCAGGTTCTCTTCCAGTGCGCCCTGGGAATTGTTACCGGTGTCCTGCTGCTGAACACGATCAGTTTTGCACTGACCGTGTACCGTATCCGCTTTCCCATGGGGTATCTCACCCCGTCCATCGAGTACGGTTCTGTTGCGCTGAGCGTGGTCCTTCTCTGCATTGTTGCAACGATCTCCGGGTTCGTGCCGGCCCGGCAGGTGGCAAACGAAGAGATCCTCGATGCCATGAAGGGATGA
- a CDS encoding S-layer protein, with protein MIAPDIGTRHDRMSAKNTAPGKRRGGVGLVLSGAVLVTLLLIATAAAVDNGAGSTNPTVIVSTYQVTPAVLLPGDKGMITLTIMNTAQSATLKENTGSVTGGTFEKTRSTDINVFVENVHLEGNGVLVLTKDFDRLGEIGPGQSVPVTFVIQAPEESGIYFPEAWIDVKDGRSTRYPFTVNVNTDLSTLKKPSLSVIQDLPERVAPGESCTARVTIRNNGLTRASDISVTVNSTTKSLVLTTPGRSWREQLNPGEEMNLTLGFATDKNTPIGIDPVTLAITYRNPDGSSEKQTETLGIPVKGRAALSVKSLSTDPVRPAPGSPFMLVVRVENTGTDQATSVKASLDTPFSGTKTAFIGSVDKNSDAPAVFYLQATKDGTVPANLTISYLDDFGAHEITEQAAVATASGQGLLPAAAILIALGILGAAYWYLRIRPGKLHAGE; from the coding sequence ATGATAGCCCCGGACATTGGAACACGACACGATCGGATGAGCGCGAAGAACACTGCACCCGGAAAACGGCGGGGAGGCGTTGGCCTGGTACTTTCCGGAGCAGTCCTAGTCACCCTGCTTCTCATTGCCACGGCAGCCGCGGTGGACAACGGAGCCGGCTCCACGAATCCCACGGTGATTGTGAGCACCTACCAGGTGACACCGGCAGTTCTCCTCCCGGGGGACAAAGGGATGATCACGCTCACGATAATGAATACCGCCCAGAGCGCGACTCTCAAGGAAAATACCGGGAGCGTCACGGGCGGGACATTTGAGAAGACCAGGAGCACGGACATCAATGTCTTTGTCGAGAACGTGCACCTGGAAGGCAACGGTGTCCTGGTACTGACAAAGGACTTCGACCGGCTCGGGGAGATCGGCCCCGGTCAGTCCGTCCCGGTCACGTTCGTCATCCAGGCCCCGGAGGAGAGCGGGATCTACTTCCCGGAAGCCTGGATCGATGTGAAAGACGGGAGGAGCACCCGGTATCCCTTCACGGTGAACGTGAACACCGATCTCTCGACCCTGAAAAAGCCGTCGCTTTCCGTTATTCAGGATCTTCCGGAACGCGTGGCACCGGGTGAATCCTGCACAGCCCGGGTCACGATCCGGAACAACGGCCTCACCCGCGCAAGCGACATTTCGGTAACCGTCAACTCGACAACGAAATCCCTTGTTCTCACAACGCCGGGCCGTTCCTGGAGGGAGCAGCTGAATCCCGGTGAGGAGATGAACCTCACGCTCGGGTTTGCCACCGACAAGAACACGCCCATCGGTATCGACCCGGTCACGCTCGCGATAACTTACCGGAACCCCGACGGGAGCAGCGAGAAGCAGACCGAGACCCTCGGGATCCCGGTGAAAGGAAGGGCCGCCCTTTCCGTCAAATCGCTCTCGACAGACCCGGTCCGACCCGCTCCGGGCAGCCCGTTCATGCTGGTCGTCCGCGTGGAGAATACCGGCACCGACCAGGCCACGTCCGTGAAAGCATCCCTCGACACCCCGTTCTCGGGCACGAAGACAGCATTCATCGGATCGGTTGACAAGAACAGCGATGCGCCGGCGGTCTTCTACCTGCAGGCAACAAAAGACGGCACAGTCCCGGCCAACCTGACCATCTCCTACCTGGACGATTTCGGGGCACATGAGATAACAGAGCAGGCTGCGGTCGCAACTGCGTCCGGTCAGGGCCTCCTCCCGGCTGCCGCCATCCTCATCGCGCTCGGGATCCTGGGTGCCGCATACTGGTATCTCCGCATCCGCCCGGGGAAGTTGCATGCCGGGGAATGA
- a CDS encoding TetR/AcrR family transcriptional regulator — translation MPRINAEYREDARKKIIAAALDVAASDGWGALTLDAIAKKVGVTKGAFYAYFTSSGSLMQDVIVELIRIIRNHILEHWQDENDIHEVLDRAADFIFLQPKPFIPIFIQAMAGLPEDPVFRKKIDSLLEENSALIETAIARFQKSGQIPGDVDLDEAVRAIYALTIGLGMMTHILGKDPEKGRTAWIMATERILKIGPRT, via the coding sequence ATGCCACGAATCAATGCTGAATACCGGGAAGATGCCAGGAAGAAGATCATTGCAGCTGCGCTCGATGTTGCGGCTTCCGATGGCTGGGGGGCGCTGACTCTTGACGCGATAGCAAAAAAAGTCGGCGTCACGAAAGGTGCGTTCTATGCGTACTTCACGAGCAGCGGATCGCTCATGCAGGACGTTATTGTAGAGCTGATCCGCATCATCCGCAACCATATCCTTGAGCACTGGCAGGATGAGAACGATATCCATGAAGTTCTCGATCGGGCTGCAGACTTCATCTTCCTCCAGCCAAAACCGTTCATCCCGATCTTCATCCAGGCCATGGCCGGTCTGCCGGAAGATCCGGTCTTCCGGAAAAAGATCGACAGCCTGCTTGAAGAGAACAGCGCCCTCATCGAGACTGCCATCGCCCGTTTCCAGAAGTCCGGCCAGATCCCGGGAGACGTTGACCTGGACGAGGCGGTCCGGGCCATCTATGCCCTGACCATCGGTCTTGGGATGATGACGCATATTCTTGGAAAAGATCCCGAGAAAGGACGGACTGCATGGATCATGGCAACGGAGCGGATCCTGAAGATCGGGCCGCGAACCTGA
- a CDS encoding PEGA domain-containing protein, with amino-acid sequence MIKILTLAILILGIIAAGCSSPAPQQSAATPKPTQTSFYYYGNGTFNVNGTLQQVNGTLFVASNPPGADIYIDNEHWCRGDCALSYRIPPGRHTVEFRMDGYETVDYPVMVEKGGMEGINVTLTKKGSRLPVASATTTGTS; translated from the coding sequence ATGATTAAAATACTCACACTCGCCATTCTCATTCTCGGCATCATAGCTGCGGGATGCAGCAGTCCCGCGCCGCAGCAGTCAGCCGCTACTCCCAAACCGACCCAGACCTCCTTCTACTACTATGGAAACGGCACCTTCAATGTCAATGGCACGCTCCAGCAGGTGAACGGTACCCTCTTTGTCGCGTCAAACCCACCGGGCGCGGACATCTATATCGATAACGAACACTGGTGCCGGGGCGATTGCGCCCTCTCCTATAGGATCCCGCCCGGCCGCCACACGGTCGAATTCCGCATGGACGGCTACGAGACGGTCGATTACCCTGTCATGGTCGAGAAAGGTGGCATGGAAGGGATCAACGTAACACTCACAAAGAAAGGGAGCCGCCTGCCGGTTGCTTCTGCGACAACGACCGGGACATCATAG
- a CDS encoding pyridoxal-dependent decarboxylase, whose amino-acid sequence MEKEKEIVREETLDPEDWASMRALGHRIVDDTMDYIETIRDRPVWQHAPPEIRTRFEGPPPAGPESAEEVYREYVRLVLPYQVGNSHPRFWGWVAGSGTVMGTYAELLAASTDAVSGAFSYMSNNYVEMQVVDWCRELLGFPPGTSGLITSGCSSSTLIGLAVARNTMAGYDVRAQGMHGAGKQMTLYCSEEVHSSVQKAVELLGFGNDSLRRVPVNESLQIDTSALREMIAADRARGCHPVCIVGAAGTTNTGAIDDLGALADICAEERCWFHVDGAFGAWTAIAPEYRHLVAGMERADSLAFDLHKWMYLAYPIACVLVRDARAHRNAFSLTPTYLAHGEGDRGLTGVDVPWLSDYGFELSRGFLALKAWMTIKEQGIEKYGRLIQQNIDQAHYLEGLVRDSPELGLALPVSLNIVNFRYVRPGVNDMRLNALNKQIETELQEQGIAVPSTVSIRGRKYLHVAITNHRSRRDDFDLLVREVVRIGNGLP is encoded by the coding sequence ATGGAAAAGGAAAAAGAGATAGTCCGGGAAGAGACGCTGGACCCCGAGGACTGGGCGTCCATGCGGGCGCTGGGTCACCGTATCGTGGACGATACGATGGACTACATCGAGACAATCCGGGACCGGCCGGTCTGGCAGCATGCGCCGCCGGAGATCCGGACCCGGTTCGAAGGGCCGCCCCCGGCCGGTCCCGAGTCCGCGGAAGAGGTGTACCGGGAGTACGTCCGGTTGGTCCTGCCGTACCAGGTGGGCAACAGCCACCCGCGTTTCTGGGGCTGGGTCGCAGGCTCGGGGACCGTGATGGGGACGTATGCCGAGCTGCTGGCAGCCTCGACGGACGCGGTCAGCGGGGCGTTTTCCTACATGAGCAACAACTATGTGGAGATGCAGGTCGTGGACTGGTGCCGGGAACTCCTTGGGTTCCCGCCCGGCACGAGCGGACTTATCACGAGCGGGTGCTCGTCCTCGACCCTGATCGGCCTCGCGGTTGCCCGGAACACGATGGCCGGGTACGATGTGCGGGCACAGGGAATGCATGGGGCAGGAAAACAGATGACCCTGTACTGCTCCGAAGAAGTCCACTCCTCGGTCCAGAAAGCGGTTGAACTGCTCGGCTTCGGTAACGACTCGCTCAGGCGCGTACCGGTGAACGAATCCCTGCAGATCGACACTTCGGCCCTGCGGGAGATGATCGCAGCCGACCGTGCACGCGGCTGCCACCCGGTCTGCATTGTCGGGGCTGCAGGCACAACAAATACGGGGGCGATCGATGATCTGGGTGCCCTTGCCGACATCTGTGCGGAGGAGCGGTGCTGGTTCCACGTTGACGGGGCGTTCGGTGCCTGGACTGCCATTGCCCCGGAATACCGGCATCTCGTAGCAGGAATGGAACGGGCAGACTCGCTCGCGTTCGACCTGCACAAGTGGATGTACCTGGCGTACCCCATCGCCTGCGTCCTTGTCCGGGATGCCCGGGCCCACCGCAATGCCTTCTCCCTCACCCCCACCTACCTTGCCCATGGCGAAGGGGATCGCGGCCTGACCGGCGTGGACGTTCCCTGGCTCTCCGACTACGGTTTCGAGCTCTCCCGGGGATTCCTCGCGCTCAAGGCCTGGATGACCATCAAGGAGCAGGGGATTGAAAAATACGGCCGGCTGATCCAGCAGAATATCGACCAGGCACACTACCTGGAAGGGCTGGTGCGGGATTCGCCGGAACTCGGGCTGGCGCTGCCGGTCTCGCTGAATATCGTGAACTTCCGGTATGTGCGTCCCGGTGTGAACGATATGCGGCTCAATGCTCTGAACAAACAGATCGAGACCGAACTCCAGGAGCAGGGGATTGCCGTCCCTTCAACAGTAAGCATCCGGGGCAGGAAGTACCTGCATGTTGCCATCACCAACCACCGCAGCCGGAGGGACGACTTCGACCTGCTGGTGCGGGAAGTGGTCCGGATCGGGAACGGCCTTCCTTGA
- a CDS encoding ABC transporter ATP-binding protein, whose product MAETPVMLFEDVVKIYPLPAGDVTALDRVSFQVERGEFISVMGPSGSGKSTLLNMMGCLDTPTSGDIYISGTRIGDMTDVELTSLRRDRIGFIFQYFNLFPLLNIIENVTFPMMLKSQKTVDPERGKEVLRSVQLEEKLFTHTPTELSGGQQQRVAIARALVNNPDILLCDEPTGNLDSKTGAGIMDLMTELNRKGTTIIMVTHDPHIAEYSRRTIRIADGRIVS is encoded by the coding sequence ATGGCAGAAACACCAGTAATGTTGTTTGAGGATGTAGTCAAGATATACCCGCTTCCGGCAGGGGATGTCACGGCACTCGACCGGGTCTCGTTCCAGGTGGAGCGGGGAGAGTTCATCTCGGTCATGGGCCCGTCGGGCTCGGGAAAATCCACCCTTCTCAACATGATGGGGTGTCTGGACACCCCGACTTCCGGCGATATCTATATCAGCGGCACCCGCATCGGGGATATGACCGATGTTGAACTGACAAGCTTGCGGAGGGACCGGATCGGGTTCATATTCCAGTACTTCAACCTCTTCCCCCTCCTCAACATCATTGAGAATGTCACCTTCCCCATGATGCTCAAGTCCCAGAAAACCGTGGATCCGGAGCGCGGAAAAGAGGTGCTCAGGTCTGTCCAGCTGGAAGAAAAACTCTTCACCCATACCCCGACCGAACTCTCCGGGGGACAACAGCAGCGGGTGGCTATTGCCAGGGCTCTTGTGAACAATCCCGACATCCTCCTCTGCGATGAACCGACCGGCAATCTCGACTCAAAGACCGGGGCAGGCATCATGGACCTGATGACCGAGCTCAACCGGAAAGGAACCACCATCATCATGGTCACCCACGACCCGCACATTGCAGAATACTCGCGGCGGACGATCCGGATTGCGGACGGGAGGATCGTATCATGA
- a CDS encoding YIP1 family protein, which yields MIQSLTDILIKPNAFFANVVGEKESFKLPVLILLAGGILAAAYGYLIGEISGRMMAGALPGLDMIIALGSAAGALIGVFIFWVIWTGIVFLISIAFKGKGNFKRTLQVIGYGYLPQVFGTLLTLIAALEYLPKVVVPQVSASMMQDPATMQAVTKALMNDPAMLQLTQISTVISVVFLLWSANIWIFGVQHAREISTRNAAICVGIPVIIYIAYVVFTLGVI from the coding sequence ATGATCCAATCCTTAACGGATATTCTGATAAAACCCAATGCATTCTTTGCAAATGTAGTGGGAGAAAAAGAGAGTTTCAAACTGCCGGTCCTCATCCTGCTGGCCGGAGGAATCCTTGCCGCCGCATATGGTTACCTCATCGGGGAGATCAGCGGCCGCATGATGGCCGGGGCCCTCCCGGGTCTCGACATGATAATTGCACTCGGCTCAGCCGCGGGCGCCCTCATCGGCGTATTCATCTTCTGGGTCATCTGGACCGGGATTGTATTTCTCATCTCCATCGCCTTCAAAGGAAAAGGGAACTTCAAAAGAACCCTGCAGGTCATCGGGTACGGATACCTCCCGCAGGTATTCGGGACACTGCTCACCCTGATAGCAGCACTGGAATACCTCCCGAAAGTCGTTGTTCCCCAGGTCAGCGCTTCGATGATGCAGGATCCTGCCACCATGCAGGCGGTGACAAAAGCCTTAATGAACGACCCGGCCATGCTCCAGCTGACCCAGATCTCAACCGTCATCAGCGTGGTATTCCTCTTATGGAGCGCCAACATCTGGATCTTCGGGGTCCAGCACGCACGGGAGATCTCCACGCGCAATGCCGCGATCTGCGTTGGCATCCCGGTCATCATCTATATCGCATATGTTGTCTTCACTCTCGGAGTTATCTAA
- a CDS encoding ABC transporter ATP-binding protein, with protein MIEVAELKKIYRMGTVEVAAMRGVTIRIDRGEFVGIMGPSGSGKSTLLHQLGLLDRPTSGRIVLDGTDVSHLDDEERTRFRLMHLGYVFQDYALVSELTVQENVAIPALMQGRPLPECYAAAADVLENVGLQNRLGHLVHELSGGEQQRVSIARALVNRPAIVFADEPCANLDTENSRTVLDLFRTVNRDLGQTVVMVSHEPWHMEYFDRIIFIRDGMLDEERIAREGKQEGPGP; from the coding sequence ATGATCGAGGTTGCTGAATTAAAAAAGATTTACCGGATGGGAACCGTGGAGGTTGCGGCGATGCGGGGGGTTACGATCCGGATCGACCGGGGCGAGTTCGTCGGGATCATGGGGCCGTCGGGGAGCGGGAAGTCCACGCTCCTGCACCAGCTGGGCCTGCTCGACCGGCCCACGTCCGGCCGGATCGTCCTGGACGGGACGGACGTATCGCATCTGGATGATGAAGAGAGGACCCGGTTCCGGCTCATGCACCTGGGCTATGTCTTCCAGGATTATGCCCTTGTCTCGGAGCTGACTGTGCAGGAGAATGTTGCGATCCCGGCCCTCATGCAGGGCCGGCCCCTGCCGGAGTGTTATGCCGCAGCAGCGGACGTGCTGGAGAACGTGGGCTTACAGAACCGTCTTGGCCACCTGGTGCACGAGCTCTCGGGGGGGGAGCAGCAACGGGTCAGCATTGCCCGGGCACTCGTGAACCGGCCCGCGATCGTCTTCGCAGACGAGCCGTGCGCAAATCTGGACACCGAGAACTCGCGGACCGTGCTCGATCTCTTCCGCACCGTGAACCGGGATCTCGGCCAGACGGTCGTGATGGTCTCGCACGAGCCCTGGCACATGGAGTACTTCGACCGGATCATCTTCATCCGCGACGGGATGCTGGACGAGGAGCGGATCGCCCGGGAGGGAAAGCAGGAGGGGCCGGGACCATGA